In Artemia franciscana chromosome 4, ASM3288406v1, whole genome shotgun sequence, a single window of DNA contains:
- the LOC136025686 gene encoding uncharacterized protein LOC136025686 — protein MALSLIGGLNMHRGSFQDHLSNTTQPNSNHASPNSDEEEQSSLQPAIQDWMTAQFFARTHMMQQEDASCGDDSCDAMNKQNDFDRGSKKRRKQPKPVRISEESGGVVKEAKMEIKDEEENSQSDSGERSSIRMESNESSEVGKFLCPYCNEALESEPQLVMHFQEYHVNKIIFEQLKRQQLEEQILLQQQHQLLSQGHDAINPFRYQLPAWRKDTESPERTPNASPKGEAKQDTLGVKAPFQLPPDKMSNAVIHPGMLPFPPNPFLFPFVNSAPTMQSGQVVPTNGPQIRIFNPEAYCELCNKEFCNKYFLKTHKANKHGIYSETTPSSQGSQQSSTYQNGFQQIPPQAIDSRVNITSQEASPKQPYLKPLNGPELQLNESKVQVNISNSVFSPASSQGLLSSLMKPGTIINPDAYCELCQKEFCNKYFLKRHKSKIHGIQENSSNGNTPMPQSSSSPVASSGKNSNYPFFASEYISSIAGTSAKSDREEKSKDDPQQTFSHCVSENKERMDQEKLRELGVQNIEAFCDFCFKEFCNKETLKIHKWKKHGVPLKESPGIGSDYQNLPLDLTRGIDNSKSEEEQDQACRICNMSFQNQYLLRMHESYFHSSKPEGVVRDFSTELKQKADEPKSESSDDLQKLQTMIKDLSGQDLDKTMCKICVRPVEKKLFPTHMLKEHGSILEGNQEQSTRELSSHNKDVRKRSSESGGHQTFCDICRKDFFAAYFLQVHMQTVHGVGVNAVNPFSLPDNTGRSFVDRITGKNEEIKKRNSSQPPRSYCEICNKELCNKYFMKTHMLKMHGISVEAGSPLQGVSCEICQKELSSKYFLKVHKQNAHGIYDEHPLKEEEGISAHALPQEFCPLCQKPFKNPKWLKMHLTQDHGEQGRETWHSIMSDRQKQQEKMPSPLCSTCGDSFPDVVSLQVHIIKHHPSQQMSEISASDDQISKNSKAIQSSELMTPKRTSIKKKSGSSDKFRCKKCWKRFPTKELCLYHLLSKHRRNRLSASISVRRKSAKFRCKACGYQSRDLQALKLHIKNKHKKSGCNLDHLPKSFAVPQVPVDSGRFHMQAFLMAEPINDDSNYESSQVVPSVVYLPVSQKISSPVSITFTLTPAQEI, from the coding sequence ATGGCTTTATCCTTGATTGGTGGACTAAATATGCATCGAGGATCTTTCCAAGATCATTTATCTAACACGACACAGCCTAATTCTAACCATGCATCACCCAATAGTGACGAGGAGGAACAGTCGTCTCTTCAGCCAGCCATTCAAGACTGGATGACGGCTCAATTTTTTGCCCGAACACACATGATGCAACAAGAAGATGCGTCATGTGGTGATGATTCTTGTGATGCAATGAACAAGCAGAATGACTTTGACCGTGGTAGCAAAAAACGCAGAAAACAGCCCAAACCTGTAAGAATTAGTGAAGAATCTGGAGGGGTagtaaaagaagcaaaaatggAAATCAAAGACGAAGAGGAGAATAGTCAGAGTGATAGTGGGGAGCGCAGTAGTATACGGATGGAGTCAAACGAAAGTTCAGAAGTAGGTAAGTTCCTGTGTCCCTACTGTAATGAGGCGCTAGAAAGTGAACCGCAGCTTGTAATGCACTTTCAAGAGTACCATgtaaataaaatcatatttgaGCAGCTGAAAAGACAGCAACTGGAAGAGCAGATCCTTTTACAGCAACAACATCAATTACTGTCACAAGGTCATGATGCGATAAATCCTTTTCGTTATCAACTACCAGCTTGGAGAAAGGACACTGAATCCCCGGAAAGAACTCCTAATGCTAGTCCTAAAGGAGAAGCGAAACAAGACACATTGGGAGTTAAAGCTCCTTTTCAGCTTCCTCCTGACAAGATGAGTAACGCTGTGATTCACCCAGGCATGCTACCTTTCCCACCAAATCCATTTCTCTTTCCATTCGTTAACAGTGCCCCAACTATGCAATCTGGTCAAGTTGTCCCTACAAACGGCCCACAGATTCGAATTTTTAATCCTGAAGCCTATTGTGAGCTTTGCAACAAAgaattttgcaataaatattttttgaagacCCACAAGGCTAATAAACACGGTATTTATTCTGAAACCACACCTTCGAGTCAAGGAAGCCAACAAAGTTCAACTTATCAAAATGGCTTCCAGCAAATCCCTCCTCAAGCTATCGACTCTAGAGTCAATATTACTTCTCAAGAGGCATCACCGAAACAGCCATACCTAAAACCTTTGAACGGACCAGAATTGCAGCTAAATGAGTCTAAGGTACAAGTAAATATTTCAAACTCTGTTTTCTCTCCAGCTTCTAGCCAGGGCCTTCTTTCGTCATTAATGAAACCTGGTACAATAATCAATCCTGATGCTTATTGTGAGTTATGTCAAAAGGAATTTTGTAATAAGTATTTCTTAAAGAGGCACAAATCCAAAATTCACGGTATACAAGAAAATTCCAGCAATGGTAATACTCCAATGCCTCAGAGCTCATCTAGTCCGGTTGcatcaagtgggaaaaattcaaactatcCTTTTTTCGCATCTGAATACATATCATCTATAGCCGGAACCTCAGCAAAATCTGACAGAGAAGAAAAGTCGAAAGACGATCCACAACAAACATTTAGTCACTGCGTCTCAGAGAATAAAGAACGTATGgaccaagaaaaattaagagaacTGGGAGTTCAAAATATAGAAGCTTTTTGTGATTTCTGCTTTAAGGAGTTTTGTAATAAAGAAACACTCAAGATACACAAGTGGAAGAAGCATGGGGTTCCTCTTAAAGAAAGTCCTGGAATAGGAAGTGACTATCAAAACCTCCCACTTGATCTGACTCGTGGCATCGATAATTCCAAAAGTGAAGAAGAGCAGGATCAAGCATGCAGAATATGCAACATGAGCTTTCAAAATCAGTATTTACTCAGAATGCATGAGTCATACTTTCATTCATCAAAACCAGAAGGTGTTGTTAGAGATTTTAGCAcagaactaaaacaaaaagctGATGAACCAAAATCTGAATCAAGCGATGATCTACAAAAGCTCCAAACAATGATCAAAGACTTAAGTGGACAAGACCTGGATAAAACAATGTGCAAGATATGTGTTCGCCCTGTTGAGAAGAAACTTTTTCCTACTCACATGCTTAAAGAACATGGAAGTATTTTAGAGGGGAATCAAGAACAAAGCACTAGAGAGCTATCTTCCCACAATAAAGATGTTAGAAAGAGATCATCTGAATCAGGTGGTCATCAGACATTTTGCGATATTTGCAGAAAGGACTTTTTTGCAGCGTATTTTCTTCAAGTACATATGCAAACGGTGCACGGAGTCGGTGTAAACGCTGTGAATCCATTTAGTCTTCCTGATAATACTGGACGAAGCTTCGTTGACAGAATaacaggaaaaaatgaagaaataaaaaaacggAACTCAAGTCAACCTCCAAGAAGCTACTGTGAAATATGCAACAAAGAATTATGCAACAAATATTTCATGAAGACGCATATGTTAAAAATGCACGGCATTAGCGTAGAAGCGGGTTCTCCTCTTCAAGGTGTCTCTTGCGAAATTTGCCAGAAAGAGCTaagttcaaaatatttcttaaaggTACATAAACAAAATGCCCATGGTATATATGATGAACACCCtttgaaagaagaagaaggaattTCGGCCCATGCTTTACCTCAAGAGTTCTGTCCCCTCTGTCAGAAGCCATTTAAAAATCCTAAATGGCTAAAAATGCATTTAACTCAAGACCATGGCGAACAAGGCCGAGAAACTTGGCATTCGATTATGAGCGATCGCCAGAAACAACAAGAGAAGATGCCCTCTCCTTTATGCTCTACTTGTGGTGATAGTTTTCCTGATGTAGTATCTCTACAAGTTCATATCATCAAGCACCATCCTTCACAACAAATGTCAGAGATATCGGCGTCTGATGATCAGATTTCTAAAAATAGTAAAGCTATTCAATCCTCAGAATTAATGACACCAAAAAGGACTTcgataaaaaagaaatcaggAAGTAGCGACAAGTTCCGATGTAAGAAATGTTGGAAACGCTTTCCAACCAAGGAACTTTGTTTATATCATCTACTAAGTAAACATAGGCGCAATCGTTTGTCAGCATCTATTTCAGTCCGCCGAAAATCTGCAAAATTTCGATGTAAAGCATGTGGATATCAATCAAGAGATCTGCAAGCTCTTAAATTACACATtaagaataaacacaaaaaatcagGTTGCAATCTTGATCATCTTCCAAAATCATTCGCTGTGCCACAAGTTCCTGTAGACAGTGGTCGCTTCCATATGCAAGCTTTTCTTATGGCAGAGCCAATCAACGATGATTCAAATTATGAAAGTAGCCAGGTTGTGCCCTCTGTGGTATATTTACCCGTAAGTCAAAAGATTTCATCACCTGTTTCTATTACTTTTACACTCACCCCAGCTCAAGAAATTTAG